Proteins encoded together in one Cicer arietinum cultivar CDC Frontier isolate Library 1 chromosome 4, Cicar.CDCFrontier_v2.0, whole genome shotgun sequence window:
- the LOC101488422 gene encoding uncharacterized protein produces the protein MDSLGASFLDGEWDFFRKMFANEDHEYYSSQFLSQNSLLQEENDGLNNETQSTFSSIEACENEPMIYSFDHDHISNSQYISQENSYGSKCSDIDNTNYYFSYDGNVLANNINTFISSMDFCADDKFFASSITPFNEIVMEESVNMNEDAASDDRLEKNDYSTQIMQLKRKLDVIDVEVPIEEKIINNKADNQKKKPRVSKDGCMKNARCKKNQKLGSNEEEREESNRGSINGHSSSSNISDEDNVSQENSGGTTSGSKSALNSNGKTRASRGSATDPQSLYARKRRERINERLRILQNLVPNGTKVDISTMLEEAVNYVKFLQLQIKLLSSDDMWMYAPLAYNGLDIGLNLNNLKSSLPL, from the exons atgGATTCTTTAGGAGCTTCTTTCCTTGATGGAGAATGGGATTTCTTTCGCAAAATGTTTGCTAATGAGGATCATGAATATTACTCATCACAATTTCTTAGCCAAAATTCACTTTTGCAAGAAGAAAATGATGGATTGAACAATGAAACACAATCCACATTTTCCTCTATTGAAGCTTGTGAAAATGAGCCTATGATTTATTCTTTTGATCATGATCATATTTCAAACTCACAATATATTTCTCAAGAGAATAGTTATGGTAGCAAGTGTAGTGACATTGATAATACAAACTACTATTTTAGTTATGATGGTAATGTATtagcaaataatattaatacttTTATATCATCCATGGATTTTTGCGCGgatgataaattttttgctTCTTCTATCACACCCTTTAATGAGATTGTTATGGAAGAGAGTGTTAACATGAATGAAGATGCTGCAAGTGATGATAGATTGGAGAAAAATGATTATAGTACTCAAATTATGCAACTCAAAAGGAAACTTGATGTGATAGACGTGGAGGTtcctattgaagaaaaaattataaacaacaaAGCAGACAATCAGAAGAAAAAACCTCGTGTTTCAAAAGAT GGGTGCATGAAAAATGCAAGGTGTAAAAAGAACCAAAAACTTGGTAGCAATGAAGAGGAGAGAGAAGAGAGTAATAGAGGATCAATTAATGGACATAGCTCTAGTAGTAACATTTCAGATGAGGATAATGTTTCTCAAGAAAATAGTGGAGGAACTACTTCAGGATCTAAATCTGCTCTCAATTCAAATGGGAAGACAAGAGCTAGTAGAGGATCAGCAACAGATCCCCAAAGCCTATATGCAAGG AAAAGAAGAGAGAGGATAAATGAGCGACTAAGAATCCTACAAAATCTTGTACCAAATGGAACAAAG GTTGATATAAGTACAATGCTTGAAGAGGCAGTGAATTATGTGAAATTTTTGCAGCTTCAAATCAAG CTTTTGAGCTCTGATGATATGTGGATGTACGCACCACTTGCTTATAATGGACTTGACATTGGACTCAATCTCAATAATCTCAAGAGTTCTCTACCACTATGA